From the Thalassomonas actiniarum genome, the window CTCGGCAAAAGCCGGTATTTTTCCCGGCCCAGGCTTTGGTTTATTGCCTCGAAGTGATCTGTCAGCGGTAATATGCCTTCTACGCCGATTAAACCGAGGGCCTGCACGGCAAAGGAGCTAAATGCCGTCAGGTAAACCAAAGCCAACAGCCGTAAAAATACGGCAATGGTGAGCGTGTAAAGTTGTGGTTGAAGTGAGGGCCCGAACAGACATCTGCACAAGCGATAACAACCGTTTCTATGCTTTGCGACCAGGCGATAAAGGCTTTCACTAAGCCGGGCAAACAGGGGAAGATAACGGTAGCACCAAAAGTAAAATCTTGAATAACCGCCAAGTGACAGGGTTTTAAAAGCGGCTTCGGCGCCGCTGAGGCGTTTGCCGCCTGGCAGCAGTAACCAGATGGCTGCCTGAAACTCGGCTTCACTGAGCCCGGGATAGTCTTGCTGAACCTCTTGGTAGGTCCGGTAACGGATGTGATCGCCTGTGGCCAGCCGGGCATAATCCACACAATACCGGCAAAAGGCGCAGTCGCCGTCGTAGATCAATACGGGCATTTTATCCGGGCTAAACTCAGGCATGATATTGACTGTAAAAGTAAAGTAAAACCGGGCCATCATCAGATCATACCGGCTTAAATAATGTTTAAGTTAAGCCGATATTGACCATGAAAGGTAATTTATCCTGAGGTAAACTTTAGTTAGTGTTCAAGGGTACTTTAAGGATAGCGGGTAAGAACTTGTTATGTCAGATAAAAGTTTTTTTATCACGTTAATAGAGATAGAGCTGATGATCCCCTGTGCCCGGTCCCTGAAGGAAAAGCGCAGTAAATTGCAGGGGTTAAAAGAACAAATTCGGCAAAAGCATAATGCTTCGGTAGCGGAAATTGGCTATCAGGAGAAGTGGCAGCGGGCAGCAGTTGCGGTTTGCCTGGTGGGGACGGATAAACGGCAATTGATGTCAGTCGGTGACAGGATCCACACCCTATGCGAGCAAGGGCGGGACATTGAATTGCTTGATTTTTCCCATCACTGGCTTTGATATCAATAAACCGTTTGTTGTCTCTGTTTTTGTGCTCAGGCATCCTTGGTTTTATAAAGCCGGTCTCCGGCATCTCCCAGGCCGGGCAGTAAATGGCCTTTGGCGTTTAAATCCCGCTCTTTACTGAGGGCGATGATCTTAACGTCGGGATGAAAATGATGCAGTTTTTCTACCCCCTGCTCTGATACCAGGATGCACAGCATAGTGATCTTACCGACCCCGTATTGTTTCAAGCGGTCGACACAGGCGATGGCGGTATCTCCCGTGGCCAGCAAGGGATCGGCCAGCAGCACCTGTTTGCCGGCGGAGGTTTTCGGGAGGCGGAAGTAATATTCCACGGTATTTTGAATAAATCTGTCCCGGTAGATACCTATGTGCCCGGCACCGGCAAAGGGCAACATGTTCAGTAAGCCGTCGAGCATGCCATTACCGGCGCGCATAATGGAAACGATAATTGGCGAGTCTTTCACTTCCTGTCCCTGCATTTTTTCTAGCGGGGTTTCAATATCGACTGGCTGCAGTGCCAGCTCACTGGTACTTTCATAAGCCAGCAGGCCGCTGATCTCATTGAGCAGTCTTCGAAATTCAGATGATTTGGTCTGTTTGTTTCTCAGCAAGGTTAATTTATGCTGTAGCACCGGGTGACGTATTATTGTTAAATTTTCCATGGTCTCAATTACCCTGCTTTGCTTATTATTACTTTGGGGTTGTTGTTGGTTGAGCATCCTTAAAAAACGGTGCCGTCGCTGTTGAGTTTGAGCGGCGGCGAGCCATCGCTCCTTAACGCTTTGGCGGCTTTTCTGCCGGCATGCCAGGTCCCGCCTTCCAATACTTTTGCCAGCGGCAACTCGGCGGCGGATAAATGCAGCTTTTCCCGTATTTGCTCGGCGATTTTATCCAGCAATACCAAGGTTAATGCGCGCCATTCTATGATGAGTTCACTGTCGGGGTTATGCAGCAGCTGTGCCTGGCTTTTGTATTTTAACTCGATTAATCCCTTGTCCAGCAGCAGGCCGCCATTGCGATATTCCGCCAGACCGGTGAGATTTTCAACACCGCTCACTTTTATGCCGGCCTCTGCTATAGGTTCAATTAACGAGTAAGTCAGCCATTGGGACAGTTTATGGAAAGGCACCAGGGCAGAAAGAGGATCCTGGCTTTGCAATAACGGATATTCCCAGACATCCCCCAGACAGGTATCGCCTATGCTGATTCTGCCGGGCCAGATCTCACCAAAACCGCTGAGTACTAGACTAAGAATATTTTCAGCACTGATGTTTTTGCCATGTAAGTGGATTAAGGCATCAAATAAACTCCCGGGGCGCTGTTGGTGAAAGATTTCTGCTTTGTTACTTAAAACCCGGCCCAGGGCGCGCAGTAAATTTACCCGGCCGTCGATGCCGGTTAACGGATTGCTGTCACTTACCTGAAAGCCGGTGATTAATTGCTCCCGGCTAAAGGCAGACAATGCCCGGGCATCGGCCTGAAAAGGCTTGTCTGGATTACTGGAGAAGGCGCCGGATATAAACATATCGAAACTGGCAATGGCGAGCCCTTCGGAGCGGCTGAATGCTTTAGCGCTCTGGGCTTCTTTATAGCGCCACTGCTCCCCTGCTCCGGCATCGAGCAGCACCGAGACCAATACCAGATCTATTTTTGCCCGGGCCTGATCCGGGGGGGACAGGGCTGTTATTTTCTCGTTTAACACCTCGATGCGTTTGATGCCGCCGGCGTTGAAATGAGACCAGCGGGAATGGAAAGGGATATTGAGGTCCGGATAGTTTTCCTTAATTTCAGCAAGCACATAATCGGCAACCTCAGCGAGGCGATCAAGTTTGATATTGAAATTGCCGTGCCCGGCCCGGGTGAGCTGGTAGATTTGCCGGCACCTGCTTCTGATCGCCTGTGGCGTCAATAGGTCTTCAACCCGGTTTATCGTCTGTGCTTCGCTGCTCATGATAAGTCCCGGCCTTTGACCTTTTCCAGTTCTTCTGCGGTTAATGCCTCATCTGCAGTAAAATACCCGGCAGCTTTTTTCGCTTCAATCTCTACCTGGGCATCGTCGGGGATCAACTCTTCCGGTATAGAGATCCGGTGTTTTACCTCGATGCCGGATTTGATGATGGCGTTGTATTTCATGTTGCTCATGGACACCAGGCGGTCGATTTTTTTGATCCCGAACCAGTGCAGCACATCCGGCATGAACTCCTGGAAGCGGGCGTCCTGGACCCCGGCCACGCACTCGGTGCGCTCGAAATAGGTGGCGGCGCTGTCACCGC encodes:
- the upp gene encoding uracil phosphoribosyltransferase, translating into MENLTIIRHPVLQHKLTLLRNKQTKSSEFRRLLNEISGLLAYESTSELALQPVDIETPLEKMQGQEVKDSPIIVSIMRAGNGMLDGLLNMLPFAGAGHIGIYRDRFIQNTVEYYFRLPKTSAGKQVLLADPLLATGDTAIACVDRLKQYGVGKITMLCILVSEQGVEKLHHFHPDVKIIALSKERDLNAKGHLLPGLGDAGDRLYKTKDA
- a CDS encoding URC4/urg3 family protein; protein product: MSSEAQTINRVEDLLTPQAIRSRCRQIYQLTRAGHGNFNIKLDRLAEVADYVLAEIKENYPDLNIPFHSRWSHFNAGGIKRIEVLNEKITALSPPDQARAKIDLVLVSVLLDAGAGEQWRYKEAQSAKAFSRSEGLAIASFDMFISGAFSSNPDKPFQADARALSAFSREQLITGFQVSDSNPLTGIDGRVNLLRALGRVLSNKAEIFHQQRPGSLFDALIHLHGKNISAENILSLVLSGFGEIWPGRISIGDTCLGDVWEYPLLQSQDPLSALVPFHKLSQWLTYSLIEPIAEAGIKVSGVENLTGLAEYRNGGLLLDKGLIELKYKSQAQLLHNPDSELIIEWRALTLVLLDKIAEQIREKLHLSAAELPLAKVLEGGTWHAGRKAAKALRSDGSPPLKLNSDGTVF
- a CDS encoding DUF503 domain-containing protein, with the protein product MSDKSFFITLIEIELMIPCARSLKEKRSKLQGLKEQIRQKHNASVAEIGYQEKWQRAAVAVCLVGTDKRQLMSVGDRIHTLCEQGRDIELLDFSHHWL